A region from the Panicum hallii strain FIL2 chromosome 1, PHallii_v3.1, whole genome shotgun sequence genome encodes:
- the LOC112895134 gene encoding brefeldin A-inhibited guanine nucleotide-exchange protein 1 isoform X2, with amino-acid sequence MHQIFLKDVYRAVNGLLKTALGVPPGSTTTLTTAQDQTFRIESVKCLATIIKSMGSWMDQQLRIGEFSPKVSEASLSSVSSMSSIDIPNILIGEDGSAIDYELQSDSGSPDVSGAPSLEQRRAFKIELQKGISLFNRKPSKGIDFLIKSKKIGHSPEDVASFLRNTAGLNATMIGDYLGERDEFPIKVMHAYVDALNLEGMDFGEAIRYYLRGFRLPGEAQKIDRIMEKFAERYCKCNPDSFTSADTAYVLAYSVIMLNTDAHNNMVKDKMSKIDFIRNNRGIDDGKDLPEAYLGTLYDQIVKNEIKMSADSSVPQNKQTSTVMKLLGLDNIMSFVNWKQVEDRADGANDLLIKNIQEKFKLKSVKSESVFSVITDTTILRFMMEVCWAPMMAAFSVTLDQSDDKAATLQCLQGFRSAVHVTSVMCMQTQRDAFVTSVAKFTYLHCAADMKQKNVDAVKAIISIAIEDGDYLQEAWEHILTCLSRFEHLHLLGEGAPTDASFLTVPLVDSEEKTQKSASTLSKRTNALQNPAVMAAVRGGSYDSTTAKNKASPLVTPEQINNFISNINLLDQIGIFELNHIFAHSPRLNSDAIVAFVKALCKVSMTELQSPTDPRIFCLTKIVEIAHYNMNRIRLVWSRIWKVLSDFFVSVGLSENLSVAIFVMDSLRQLAMKFLEREELANYNFQNEFLQPFAVVMQKSSASEVRELVVRCVSQMVLSRVNNIKSGWKSVFTVFTAAAADDRKSIVLLAFETMEKIVRDYFPYITETESTTFTDCVKCLITFTSSKFSSDASLNAIAFLRFCAVKLAEEGFICHDKDADQHPNNLDSSDGNITVHKDDHVYFWVPLLAGLARLTTDSRPTIRKGAVEVLFDILKDHGHLFSQSFWANIFESVIYPLFSSESFAPNGQISSVNSTEDDSWNFETKMVALKCLADLYITFFEVMRPELSRVTSVITNFIRSPYKQSASTCISVFQRLTEGLACKLSNDEWEKILLCFKESAAQTFVVFDKIVKMMKDIEIPDRNESYSEAEQYSDHDVYNDDEEEANMETASYAIVRMKNHMALQLLIVQGIVKLYEMHRSFLCAEHIGIMLQMLSAISSHASEVNSESKLHIKLHKACSLLEVSEPAVIHFESESYQSYLKLLQAILHDNPSLSADMNVNVESQIMLVCDKILRMYLTCAGHEPSNDASGRDPALHRLPLGTAKKEELEARTSLVLNVMRLLGSLEKNCFRRNLPMFFPLLANLIRCQHSSGEVQVALYEIFQSSIGPIISA; translated from the exons TCTGGTAGCCCAGACGTATCTGGTGCTCCCTCCCTTGAGCAACGTCGTGCTTTTAAAATAGAACTTCAG AAAGGAATTTCCTTGTTTAACAGAAAACCTTCCAAGGGTATTGATTTTCTTATTAAAAGCAAGAAGATAGGGCATTCACCAGAAGATGTTGCTTCTTTCTTGAGAAATACTGCTGGTTTAAATGCGACAATGATTGGAGACTATTTGGGCGAAAGAGATGAATTCCCTATCAAAGTTATGCATGCATATGTTGATGCACTGAACTTGGAAGGTATGGACTTTGGTGAAGCCATTCGGTATTATTTGCGAGGCTTCAGGTTGCCTGGGGAAGCACAGAAAATTGATAGGATCATGGAAAAGTTTGCTGAACGATACTGCAAATGCAATCCAGACTCCTTTACCAGTGCAGATACCGCATATGTTCTTGCATATTCTGTAATCATGCTCAACACTGATGCTCACAATAATATGGTCAAGGATAAG ATGTCCAAGATTGATTTCATACGCAATAACCGAGGCATAGATGATGGAAAGGACTTGCCTGAAGCTTATCTGGGTACACTATATGACCAAATTGTCAAAAATGAGATCAAAATGAGTGCTGATTCATCAGTCCCACAAAACAAGCAAACTAGTACTGTGATGAAGCTATTAGGTTTGGACAATATTATGAGCTTTGTTAACTGGAAACAGGTTGAGGATAGGGCAGATGGAGCAAATGACTTGCTCATCAAGAACATACAAGAGAAATTTAAATTAAAGAGTGTAAAGTCAGA GTCTGTGTTTTCAGTTATTACTGACACGACTATTTTAAGATTCATGATGGAGGTTTGTTGGGCCCCAATGATGGCCGCATTCAGTGTGACACTTGACCAGAGTGATGATAAGGCTGCCACGTTGCAGTGTTTGCAGGGATTCAGATCTGCTGTGCATGTAACCTCTGTTATGTGCATGCAGACACAGAGAGATGCCTTTGTGACATCTGTAGCCAAATTCACATATCTCCATTGTGCCGCTGACATGAAACAAAAGAATGTGGATGCTGTGAAG GCTATAATATCCATTGCGATCGAAGATGGTGATTATTTGCAGGAAGCTTGGGAGCATATATTAACATGCCTTTCTCGGTTTGAGCATTTACATCTTCTTGGAGAGGGAGCACCTACTGATGCTTCATTTCTCACAGTACCACTGGTTGATTCAGAAGAAAAAACACAAAAGTCTGCCTCTACGTTGTCAAAGAGAACTAATGCACTTCAGAATCCAGCTGTAATGGCTGCTGTTAGAGGGGGTTCTTATGATAGCACAACAGCAAAAAACAAAGCATCGCCATTGGTTACTCCTGAACAGATTAATAATTTCATATCAAACATAAACCTGCTAGACCAGATTGGCATTTTTGAGCTAAATCACATATTTGCTCATAGCCCAAGACTAAATAGTGATGCTATTGTTGCTTTTGTGAAAGCTCTTTGCAAAGTTTCAATGACGGAGTTGCAGTCTCCTACAGACCCTCGTATCTTCTGCCTAACAAAGATTGTTGAGATTGC GCATTACAATATGAACCGCATACGTTTGGTTTGGTCCCGTATTTGGAAAGTTCTGTCAGACTTTTTTGTTTCTGTTGGGCTCTCAGAGAATCTTTCAGTCGCAATATTTGTTATGGACTCTTTGAGGCAGCTTGCCATGAAGTTTCTGGAAAGAGAGGAACTGGCAAATTATAATTTCCAGAATGAATTCCTGCAACCTTTTGCGGTTGTTATGCAGAAGAGCAGTGCTTCAGAAGTACGCGAACTTGTAGTTCGATGTGTCTCCCAAATGGTTCTGAGTCGTGTCAACAATATAAAATCTGGATGGAAAAGTGTTTTTACG GTTTTTACTGCAGCTGCTGCTGATGATCGAAAAAGTATTGTTCTGTTGGCATTTGAAACTATGGAAAAGATTGTTAGGGACTATTTCCCTTACATTACTGAAACTGAAAGCACAACATTTACTGATTGTGTTAAATGCCTCATTACATTCACAAGTAGTAAATTTAGCAGTGATGCCAGTCTCAATGCTATTGCATTTCTTCGGTTCTGTGCTGTCAAACTTGCCGAGGAAGGATTTATTTGCCATGACAAGGATGCTGACCAGCATCCAAATAATTTAGATTCTTCAGATGGGAACATCACAGTGCATAAGGATGATCATGTTTACTTCTGGGTTCCTTTGCTTGCTG GTCTTGCTAGATTGACAACTGACTCGAGACCAACTATCAGAAAAGGTGCTGTGGAAGTGCTCTTTGACATTTTGAAAGATCATGGGCACCTCTTTTCTCAGTCCTTCTGGGCTAATATCTTCGAATCAGTTATCTATCCCCTATTTAGTAGTGAAAGCTTTGCACCAAATGGTCAGATTTCAAGTGTAAATAGTACTGAGGATGATTCTTGGAATTTCGAAACTAAAATGGTGGCTCTAAAATGTTTAGCAGATTTGTATATTACCTTTTTTGAAGTGATGCGGCCAGAACTTTCTAGAGTTACTTCTGTTATTACAAATTTCATCAGAAGCCCATATAAACAATCAGCTAGCACATGCATATCAGTTTTCCAGCGTTTAACAGAAGGACTTGCATGCAAGCTCTCCAATGATGAGTGGGAGAAGATTTTGCTGTGTTTCAAAGAATCAGCAGCACAGACATTTGTTGTGTTCGACAAAATAGTTAAAATGATGAAAGACATTGAAATTCCAGATAGAAATGAATCTTACTCTGAAGCTGAACAATATTCAGATCATGACGTATACAATGATGATGAAGAGGAAGCTAATATGGAAACAGCATCTTATGCTATTGTCAGAATGAAGAATCATATGGCTTTGCAACTCTTAATTGTTCAG GGCATCGTTAAATTGTATGAGATGCACAGGAGCTTTCTATGCGCTGAGCATATAGGCATAATGTTGCAGATGCTATCTGCCATTTCATCTCATGCAAGTGAAGTGAACTCTGAATCTAAGTTGCACATAAAACTACATAAAGCATGTTCCCTTTTGGAGGTATCTGAGCCAGCGGTCATCCATTTCGAGAGCGAATCCTACCAGAGCTATCTGAAGCTTCTGCAAGCTATTCTTCATGACAACCCATCTTTGTCAGCAGATATGAATGTGAATGTGGAGTCACAAATTATGCTTGTCTGTGACAAAATATTGCGAATGTATCTGACCTGTGCAGGACATGAACCATCTAATGATGCTTCTGGTAGAGATCCAGCTTTACACAGGTTGCCTCTGGGTACTGCTAAAAAGGAGGAACTGGAGGCTAGAACTTCGTTGGTCCTTAATGTAATGCGGTTATTGGGCAGTTTAGAGAAGAATTGCTTTAGGAGGAACTTGCCCATGTTTTTCCCCTTATTAGCTAATCTTATCCGCTGCCAGCATAGCTCTGGAGAAGTTCAAGTTGCACTGTATGAAATATTCCAATCATCAATAGGCCCCATAATATCAGCATAG